In Rhodamnia argentea isolate NSW1041297 chromosome 4, ASM2092103v1, whole genome shotgun sequence, the following proteins share a genomic window:
- the LOC115749175 gene encoding transmembrane protein 258-like, with protein sequence MVQAHLFSLLYIHLLPTLRNGSSLLSNSKRKLDAERRLRASATTMAPRAITSPVPDSLYPALAFLMLAIGLIFTATFFIYETTSSRRNLSIVKEVTTGAVASVFLGFGSLFLLLSSGVYV encoded by the exons ATGGTCCAAGCCCACCTTTTTTCTCTGCTTTATATTCATCTTCTCCCGACGCTAAGAAACGGCTCTTCACTGCTATCGAACTCGAAGAGGAAGCTTGACGCAGAACGACGACTCCGAGCTTCAGCGACGACGATG GCGCCGAGAGCAATCACCAGTCCGGTGCCGGATTCGTTGTACCCGGCCCTGGCCTTCCTCATGCTCGCGATCGGACTCATCTTCACCGCCACGTTCTTCAT TTACGAGACAACCTCCTCAAGACGGAACCTCAGCATTGTCAAGGAGGTGACTACAGGGGCTGTGGCGTCTGTTTTCCTG GGATTCGGGTccttatttcttcttctctcatcGGGCGTGTATGTTTGA